The region GCTCTTGAAAATCCTGTTGGGTTAGGCGTGATAATCGGTCAATACTTTCAACCAACAAGGTGTCGCCTTGATTTGCTTCTGACAGTAGCTTATTCAATTCAGGTCGGTCTAACTTCGTACCACTATAGTTTTCCACGTACACAATGGTTTCGCCCAAATTCAAGTTTTGGTTTAGATCCTGAAGAATCTGCAAAGCCCTTTCTGCATCTTGATCTTTAGTTGAAGCTCGTAGATAAATACGTGTATTCATTTCTATCATTTAATCTTAATTCTATTAGATTAATGATAACAATATCATTTAATTATTGCATTAAGTCTAATGATAGATATTGTATGCGATTTGGCTCGCTATCATTCAGCTATACTCTTTTGATAAAAAAAGCATGACTAAAAGCCATGCCTTGGGAATTCGTATAACGCGTATTATGTTGATTTTAGGAAATTTAAATATTTACCTTATAATTTAACTGTAGTTCATCCGCATTTTCCCCTCTAATGCCCCAGTTTTCTTTAGGAGTTTCAAATATAGTTATCTCAACATCATTTGAATCAATACCGCATAGATTGTTTATATTTTCGAATAGAGTCTTAATAAATGCTTTTTTAGTCTCTTTTGTTCGTCCATCGAACATGGAAATTTCAATAATTATATAAGATGTACTGCGGTCTGCTGGATATATAAAATTTTTGGATTCTAGTGGAATAAAACGTTGAAACCTTTTTTCTTCAGGGTATTTTAATTCTTTAACTAAAGCCTGATGGATAGCTTTACTTAAATTATCACGATGTAATTCTATAGTTTCATCTAAAGCATAAATTTTTATCTGAGACATTACTTTCTCTAAATTAAAACCCTAATTTTACCTTAATTTCTCCCCCTATTTAATATAGGGGCTATTATACGAAATTAAATAAATATTTAATTATCAATCAGATAGTATTTTTTTAAAATTTCGTATAACGTGTATTATGTTAATTTTAGAATTTCTTAATCTAAACTTGAGATTTAATCCAGTCTCTCAAAATAATTAAAGCCTGCCGTATATATTTGTTTAAAGGATATCCCGCACTTATTCTTATAAAATTAGAATACTTTTGATCTTCTCCAAAAACTTCACCTGGCACAATATTGATCCCTTGCTCCTTAGCAAACCTATACATATTTAGACTATTAATACCTTTAGGCATTTGAATCCATAAGGCATAACCACCTTGAGGTTGTGTAATTTTTATCTCTAAATCTGCAAAATTCTGACTAATAAAGGATCTATATTCTTCAACTTGATTCAGCAATGTATATCTCAATGTATTGAGATGGTTTCTATATGCTCGGCAATTAATAAAATCCGCTAAACCCAGTTGTAATGGGGTATTTACAAGACTTAGTAACGAAAGGAGATTGCTTCTACGATATTCTTGTTGGGATGGCAAACACAGCCAGCCTATCCGATATGCAGGAGATAAAGATTTTGAAATAGAGCTACAAAGGAATACGTACCCATCTTTATCCCAGTACTGAATAGGCAATGGTTTTAATGTGGAATGACCACATTCAGAATAGATATCATCTTCGATAATAAAACATTGATATTTGGCAGCAAGCTGAGCAATTTTTTCTTTATCAGCATTGCTAAGGCAAAAGCCTAGAGGGTTGTGATAGTTGACGGTAAGGAGACAAACTTTAGCTCCAGATTCAGCCATGATTTCTTCAAGACGTTGCAGATCGATCCCCGTGTTAAAGGCTGGTATTTCTACAATTTTACGACCTAAATTAGCAAGTAATAATTGTTGCCCATTATAATTTGGTGTCGGAACAATAATACTATCTCCCACCTTAGTTAAAAGTTGGATAACTATAGATATTGCGGGCATACAGCCATGAGTTATAAAAATCGAATCTTCTTGAATATAAATTCCATCTTCAGCCCAATGATTAGATAAAGCTTGACGTAGTTTAAGATGTCCTTGTTTATCACTATAAAGAAAATCTTCTGGAGCACTGTGCTTTAGGGCACGTTGTACAGACCTTCTTAATGTTTCTGTGGGGATCAGTTTAGGAGAGAGCTGTATAGCGCCCAAGTGTATTCTTGATTGATTAATAGAAGCTTCTTGTATTTCATTTTGTAGTTCTAAATTCGTGATGCTACGTGGGTGTGAACTAAATTCTGGGTAAGTTGGTAAATCTATAAGTTTGGGGAGATTTTTTACAAAGTATCCACTTTTGGGTTTAGAAAAAATAAAACCTCTTGATTCTAATAATTCATAGCAAGATTTGGCTGTTGTTATGCTGACGTTATGATGCTGTGCAAAAGATCGTAGAGAACTCAATTTATGATTAGGTTGTATTTCACCTGAAGTAATTTTTTCAGCAATTTGATTTGCTAAGTTCTGATAATAAAAAGTCAAATCTGTACTCTTTTTTAAAATAAAATTGTATCTGTATATCTTTATATCAAAAAATTAATATGCAGAAAATGTACTTAATTATCTTTACCCATTATGAATAAGTT is a window of Acinetobacter sp. 10FS3-1 DNA encoding:
- a CDS encoding tautomerase family protein, which codes for MSQIKIYALDETIELHRDNLSKAIHQALVKELKYPEEKRFQRFIPLESKNFIYPADRSTSYIIIEISMFDGRTKETKKAFIKTLFENINNLCGIDSNDVEITIFETPKENWGIRGENADELQLNYKVNI
- a CDS encoding PLP-dependent aminotransferase family protein: MTFYYQNLANQIAEKITSGEIQPNHKLSSLRSFAQHHNVSITTAKSCYELLESRGFIFSKPKSGYFVKNLPKLIDLPTYPEFSSHPRSITNLELQNEIQEASINQSRIHLGAIQLSPKLIPTETLRRSVQRALKHSAPEDFLYSDKQGHLKLRQALSNHWAEDGIYIQEDSIFITHGCMPAISIVIQLLTKVGDSIIVPTPNYNGQQLLLANLGRKIVEIPAFNTGIDLQRLEEIMAESGAKVCLLTVNYHNPLGFCLSNADKEKIAQLAAKYQCFIIEDDIYSECGHSTLKPLPIQYWDKDGYVFLCSSISKSLSPAYRIGWLCLPSQQEYRRSNLLSLLSLVNTPLQLGLADFINCRAYRNHLNTLRYTLLNQVEEYRSFISQNFADLEIKITQPQGGYALWIQMPKGINSLNMYRFAKEQGINIVPGEVFGEDQKYSNFIRISAGYPLNKYIRQALIILRDWIKSQV